One genomic region from Bactrocera tryoni isolate S06 chromosome 3, CSIRO_BtryS06_freeze2, whole genome shotgun sequence encodes:
- the LOC120772839 gene encoding mitochondrial mRNA pseudouridine synthase Trub2 isoform X2, with product MSLTKVYDAPTVFRYLNGIMNIYKPAGMKVSHVKNAVLHNIVQDLNDMQVREPRRLETPLLEPGGDANPLLRKIHSIDLADHVLATGPRYQISDIRCALVAGLGIHTSGVLLFGLNKGIRQSQLIQRNRPLRAFHITGRMGVATETHFADSRITVKSDHRHVHPERISALAASLQASHQRKMYELCGVDLQSQAAYEIACKGLIRPADNSQPIIYGIKLIDFKRPEFTVEVHAINESEEYLASLVNEMGIELRTVAHCTSIRCIRHGHFDVENALLRHGWSLRGVMKNMREQRKVLQQHPHLLKQNKIELRSD from the exons ATGTCATTGACAAAGGTTTACGACGCGCCAACAGTTTTCAGATATTTGAACGGTATTATGAATATTTACAAACCTGCCGGAATGAAAGTTAGTCATGTAAAAAACGCAGTTCTTCACAACATAGTCCAAG ATTTGAATGATATGCAGGTACGAGAACCTCGAAGACTGGAAACACCGCTTTTAGAACCAGGAGGTGATGCAAATCCTTTGTTGCGTAAAATTCATTCGATTGATTTAGCCGACCATGTGTTAGCAACAGGGCCAAGATACCAAATATCAGACATACGTTGTGCACTAGTCGCCGGATTGGGTATACACACGAGCGGTGTGCTAT TGTTCGGATTGAATAAGGGCATACGCCAGTCGCAGCTCATTCAACGAAATCGTCCGCTGCGTGCTTTTCATATAACTGGTCGAATGGGTGTCGCAACTGAAACACATTTTGCTGATTCACGCATAACGGTTAAGTCCGATCATCGGCACGTGCATCCAGAACGTATAAGTGCTTTAGCAGCATCGTTACAAGCATCTCACCAACGTAAAATGTACGAACTCTGTGGTGTAGATTTACAATCACAAGCAGCCTATGAGATTGCTTGCAAAGGATTAATCCGTCCAGCGGATAATTCACAGCCAATTATATATGGTATCAAATTAATAGATTTTAAGCGTCCGGAATTTACAGTGGAGGTGCATGCGATCAATGAAAGTGAGGAGTATCTGGCCTCTCTGGTGAATGAGATGGGCATTGAATTGCGTACGGTCGCGCACTGCACGTCCATACGCTGCATACGGCATGGGCACTTCGATGTAGAAAATGCGCTGCTCCGACATGGTTGGAGCTTACGAGGTGTAATGAAAAATATGAGAGAACAACGGAAAGTTTTGCAGCAGCATCCACATctcttaaaacaaaataaaatagaactCAGAAGCGattag
- the LOC120772835 gene encoding serrate RNA effector molecule homolog isoform X1 produces MMADSDDEYDRKRRDKFRGERSSGDSYRSERREDRRGGGGTGASGRDEWAERNPFRGGGGSGSGGRPRPDYREYRTGGRERYGSPGREMPPAKRMRPDWGDDMRATPRYGYDPYLMHAWNEHYAAHSYHGGYGGHGHAPHAARESQSANDLQTQPAMLTLKQFLDTQDDGISDSEVLKKYSEYKTEFKRQQLNEFFVAHKDEEWFKNKYHPLDSVKRKEEQLSFLKKRVEVFNEVLENGQLKAVSIDTSQTDPLLRLLDTVVIKLEGGTDDDLKILDEKPREYTFPERSFDKKPEHDDDVIITSVGKKRNVDEDEPKVVSPRPIRRAAISDDEENWDEEDADSKTINNKHDKKKDISDDEDKSDEDEKSKDKKSLKRKRTSSESSSSSSSDSDSSSSSSSDEDDDEKLKDKYDLGSVKEDKETEKEEVAVDKEDEVEDKTKEETKVSEIATVDNISNGEDENKSQVTQNGMDTEDLSVEVGEKSNGESVTEKIDSDKVDETVPDDTGMKEISSNTKDSKNEENKADQDESLSSENKETSEEKDKTMDIEDQPETIDLDKVKDGPQPRALHRTSSIFLRNLAPSITKAEIEALCQRFDGYLRVAIADPLVDRRWYRRGWVTFKRDVNIKEICWNLNNTRLRDCEMGAIVNRDLSRRVRPVNGMTAHKTIVRADIKLCAKIAMNLDEKFKLWDKSLEDNGDQNMENRKGNDDAGASYGFKSNNPVLQNITDFLIEEASAEEDELLGISGENKESEGETIERDAQLISVLDNLILYLRIVHSVDFYNHCEYPYEDEMPNRCGIIHARGPPPAKVLQNDIQDYIKNFESKMQTFLAKTTPIDDEELKNLGSKDAEAEVEKFIQANTQELAKDKWLCPLSGKKFKGPEFIRKHIFNKHTEKVDEVRKEVEFFNNYLRDPKRPQLPEHASSTKRTTSESGGFGYRAPAYPPSFMPPYAAYAPPMMMPGRGGRGFGPGRREPMEQQRRIIGYHDLDAPANFDMFE; encoded by the exons ATGATGGCCGATTCAGATGATGAGTACGATCGCAAGCGTCGCGATAAATTCCGTGGCGAGCGCAGCTCGGGAGATAGCTACCGTTCAGAGCGTCGTGAAGACCGTCGCGGTGGTGGAGGCACAGGCGCAAGTGGGCGCGATGAATGGGCAGAACG taaTCCCTTCCGAGGAGGCGGTGGAAGTGGAAGCGGTGGCAGACCTAGGCCAGATTATCGAGAGTATCGTACCGGCGGTCGTGAACGTTATGGCTCTCCTGGTCGGGAAATGCCTCCCGCAAAACGAATGCGACCAGACTGGGGTGATGACATGCGTGCTACTCCACGTTATG GTTATGATCCCTATCTTATGCACGCATGGAATGAACATTATGCTGCACATAGCTATCATGGCGGTTACGGTGGCCATGGCCATGCACCACATGCGGCTCGAGAGTCACAAAGCGCAAACGATTTGCAAACACAGCCCGCAATGCTTACGTTAAAACAGTTTTTAGACACACAGGATGATGGAATTTCCGACTCCGAAGTCTTGAAAAAATACAGTGAATATAAAACAGAGTTCAAGCGCCAacaattgaatgaatttttcgTCGCTCACAAAGACGAGGAATG gtttaaaaataaataccatcCCTTGGACAGCGTTAAACGTAAGGAAGAGCAATTGAGCTTCTTGAAG AAACGGGTTGAAGTTTTTAATGAAGTTTTGGAAAATGGTCAATTGAAAGCAGTATCAATTGATACATCACAAACGGATCCCTTGTTGCGTTTGCTTGATACGGTGGTTATTAAATTAGAAGGTGGCACGGATGATGATTTGAAAATTCTTGATGAAAAACCCCGAGAATACACCTTTCCGGAAAGGTCTTTTGATAAGAAACCAGAACACGATGATGATGTCATCATTACTTCAGTTGGCAAAAAACGCAATGTAGACGAGGATGAACCCAAGGTGGTGTCCCCAAGGCCGATACGTCGGGCAGCAATTTCAGATGATGAAGAGAACTGGGACGAAGAAGACGCTGATAGCAAAACTATAAATAACAAGCATGACAAGAAAAAAGATATTTCGGACGACGAAGATAAAAGTGATGAAGATGAAAAGAGTAAAGACAAGAAGTCCCTAAAACGGAAACGTACCAGTTCTGAGTCATCATCTTCATCGTCTTCTGACTCGGATTCCAGTAGCTCCAGCTCTAGTGACGAAGACGATGATGAAAAACTGAAAGACAAATATGATTTGGGTAGTGTTAAAGAAGATAAAGAGACGGAGAAAGAGGAAGTGGCAGTAGACAAAGAAGACGAAGTTGAGGATAAgacaaaagaagaaacaaaagtGTCAGAAATTGCCACGGTTGATAATATATCTAATGGTGAGGACGAAAACAAGTCACAGGTCACTCAAAATGGTATGGATACAGAAGATTTGTCTGTAGAAGTGGGAGAAAAAAGTAATGGAGAATCAGTTACTGAAAAAATTGATTCTGACAAAGTCGATGAAACAGTACCTGACGATACAGGTATGAAAGAAATAAGCTCAAATACAAAAGACTCAAAGAACGAAGAAAATAAAGCCGACCAGGATGAATCACTCTCAAGTGAAAACAAGGAAACTAGTGAAGAAAAAGATAAAACAATGGATATTGAAGACCAGCCTGAGACTATCGATTTAGACAAGGTAAAGGATGGTCCACAACCGCGGGCGCTTCACCGAACTTCGTCCATATTCTTGCGAAATTTAGCTCCATCAATTACCAAAGCGGAGATTGAAgccttgtgccaacgttttgaTGGATATCTGCGTGTAGCTATTGCCGATCCCTTGGTGGATCGCCGTTGGTACCGTCGCGGCTGGGTAACATTCAAAAGGGATGTGAACATAAAAGAGATTTGTTGGAATTTAAATAATACTCGGCTGCGGGATTGCGAAATGGGTGCGATTGTGAATCGTGACCTAAGTCGACGGGTGCGTCCAGTAAATGGAATGACGGCTCATAAAACTATTGTGCGCGCTGACATCAAGTTATGTGCGAAGATTGCCATGAATTTGGATGAGAAATTCAAGCTATgg GATAAGAGTTTAGAGGACAATGGAGATCAAAACATGGAGAATCGCAAGGGCAATGATGATGCCGGTGCCTCCTATGGCTTCAAGTCGAACAACCCagttttacaaaatataacAGATTTCTTAATTGAAGAAGCTTCGGCTGAAGAAGATGAACTACTGGGTATATCAGGTGAAAATAAAGAATCCGAGGGTGAAACTATTGAAAGAGATGCACAGCTCATTTCGGTGCTTGACAACTTAATTTTATATCTTCGCATTGTGCATTCTGTGGATTTTTACAATCACTGTGAATACCCTTACGAAGATGAGATGCCAAACCGTTGTGGCATAATACACGCACGTGGACCGCCGCCAGCAAAAGTTCTACAGAACGACATACAGGATTATATTAAGAATTTCGAAAGcaaaatgcaaacatttttgGCCAAGACGACGCCAATAGATGATGAAGAGCTCAAAAATTTGGGCAGCAAAGATGCGGAAGCTGAAGTCGAGAAGTTCATTCAAGCGAACACTCAGGAGTTGGCGAAAGACAAGTGGTTGTGTCCGCTTTCGGGCAAGAAATTCAAAGGCCCAGAATTTATACGTAAACATATATTCAATAAGCATACAGAGAAGGTTGACGAAGTGCGGAAGGAGGTGGAGTTCTTCAATAACTATCTACGGGACCCCAAACGACCACAACTTCCCGAACATGCCAGTTCCACTAAGCGTACCACTTCAGAGTCAGGTGGTTTTGG TTATCGAGCACCGGCATATCCACCATCATTTATGCCGCCATATGCGGCTTATGCGCCGCCGATGATGATGCCTGGCCGTGGGGGACGAGGATTTGGACCTGGTCGCAG AGAACCAATGGAACAACAACGTCGTATTATTGGTTATCATGACTTGGACGCGCCCGCGAATTTCGATATGTTCGAATAA
- the LOC120772838 gene encoding WD repeat-containing protein 74, whose product MKWSTANLKSPNYTENHEIYVGTSTGTFKRFVPAFEDNPFVQRNLYDINQLEKDDRVTALSFGNDTSEIFIGRAKESVHMHSLRSDTVERTIELKFAPVVGFARFDDYLAAGFSNGQVQRISISSSTDSELIISSGDDMSHLRQCPTNRNLVATGGKGRQNNLKVLDMAADGKQIFTSKNLPNDYLQLEVPVWDSDVGFIDSPHTLATCSRYGYVRLYDTRKQRRPVQCFATEEQMSFATLVAHGNYIYTGTTMGAMKAFDIRRMKTFVHTYKGFTGAISDVSLDSTGKYLASASLDRYVRVHHVDSTVLLYQCYVKSKATRVLIRQSAENPNSSTTEATEEDLDKTENSTKKKNIVKATVPEDKEYEDMFENMQTICDDDDVSDAEKEEEKSQKIGSKRKGDKNFNKSKKKKE is encoded by the exons ATGAAGTGGTCTACAGCAAATTTAAAAAGTCCAAACTATACAGAAAATCACGAGATATACGTAGGCACTAGTACCGGCACGTTCAAAA GGTTTGTTCCTGCTTTTGAGGATAATCCTTTTGTTCAACGTAATCTATACGATATTAATCAGCTTGAGAAAGACGATAGGGTTACTGCGCTTTCTTTTGGGAATGATACCTCAGAGATTTTTATTGGGCGGGCAAAAGAAAGTGTCCACATGCATTCTCTTCGCAGTGACACAGTAGAACGTACAATCGAACTTAAATTTGCGCCCGTAGTAGGTTTTGCGCGTTTTGACGATTACTTAGCCGCCGGATTTTCTAATGGTCAAGTGCAACGAATATCCATTTCAAGCAGCACTGATTCAGAGCTCATTATTAGTAGTGGCGACGACATGTCACATTTGCGGCAATGTCCAACCAATCGAAATCTGGTAGCTACAGGAGGTAAAGGCCGTCAAAACAATTTAAAGGTTTTGGATATGGCAGCAGATGGGAAACAAATATTCACTTCGAAAAATTTGCCAAACGATTACCTCCAGTTGGAGGTACCTGTGTGGGATAGTGATGTTGGATTTATAGATTCACCACATACGCTGGCTACTTGTTCTCGTTATGGTTATGTGCGGCTTTATGACACACGTAAACAACGGCGGCCAGTGCAGTGTTTTGCTACCGAAGAACAAATGAGTTTTGCTACTTTGGTCGCACAtggaaattatatatatacggGTACTACTATGGGCGCTATGAAG GCATTTGATATAAGGCGCATGAAGACTTTCGTACATACTTACAAAGGATTTACTGGTGCCATCAGTGATGTGTCATTAGACTCTACGGGTAAATACCTAGCTTCAGCCTCTTTGGATCGTTATGTGCGTGTGCATCACGTCGATTCTACAGTACTCTTGTATCAATGCTATGTTAAATCAAAAGCAACACGCGTTTTAATACGCCAGTCGGCCGAAAACCCCAACAGTAGTACAACTGAAGCAACTGAAGAAGACCTGGATAAAACCGAAAACtcgacaaaaaagaaaaatattgtgaaagctACTGTTCCAGAGGATAAGGAGTACGAGGATATGTTTGAAAATATGCAAACTATTTG TGACGACGATGATGTCAGCGACGCTGAGAAGGAAGaagaaaaatctcaaaaaatcgGGAGTAAACGAAAAGGGGATAAAAActttaacaaaagcaaaaagaagaaagagTG
- the LOC120772836 gene encoding SET domain-containing protein SmydA-8, which translates to MSTSPPDSLTTNNCAVCQTPAKLYCSACKLVKYCGADHQRQHWKQHKTECRPFRTAKDKVLGRFLKATRPIKAGTVIFAEMPIIVGPKWYLNEREEQVPVMPCVGCFTPCRMGAHHCPKCLWPTCLPNCGGLDNPNLHGLECSILMLGPGPASSDPRSLMDYYRSDALVVLKCLLLQRQNPKKWTELMDMQSHEVERVGSELHNDAEKRVVSYLQRNFLQRLKSVEQKQKEKYLQEYDTAVLHRICGIIETNYMCISLPSGMELSGVYYTACMMEHACQPNCYFQFDQRKGFRISVIAGRDIERDEHLIIMYSNMLWGTQMRQEHLAMTKHFLCKCERCRDPTEYGSHFSTMLCMGDEGESCDGIHLPKDPLDMKSDWACTKCPIMISGEEVRYLLTQMTEEVDNLLSRKPTVKQLEALINKLSKFLHPHHYHLFNLKHTLIQLYGTEIGYSLKNLSDSLLNKKLQLCEELYDICQKLDPYTIRLSIYVGIILFEMQTVQIEHGKRLLANAIKREEQVATALNYFNSAREKLLKAAKILEKELDNVAGSKLSDAVLKSLSELDTLINNNS; encoded by the exons ATGTCTACCTCACCTCCTGATTCTCTCACGACAAATAATTGTGCCGTGTGCCAAACACCTGCGAAGCTATATTGCTCAGCATGCAAGCTAGTAAAATATTGCGGCGCTGATCATCAGAGGCAGCACTGGAAGCAACATAAAACCGAATGCCGGCCATTTCGCACAGCCAAAGACAAGGTTTTAGGTCGCTTTTTAAAAGCCACGCGCCCAATTAAAGCTGGCACTGTTATTTTCGCTGAAATGCCTATTATTGTCGGTCCAAAGTGGTATCTAAATGAGCGCGAGGAACAAGTGCCTGTTATGCCATGCGTGGGTTGTTTCACACCTTGTCGAATGGGAGCACATCATTGTCCCAA ATGCCTTTGGCCAACATGTTTACCGAACTGCGGTGGGTTAGATAACCCTAATCTTCATGGTCTTGAATGTTCTATATTAATGTTGGGACCTGGACCCGCTTCCTCGGATCCCCGTTCACTCATGGACTACTATCGCTCTGATGCCTTGGTTGTCTTAAAATGTTTGTTGCTACAACGTCAAAATCCCAAAAAATGGACTGAATTAATGGACATGCAAAGCCATGAGGTGGAACGCGTTGGCTCCGAGCTACACAA TGATGCAGAGAAAAGGGTTGTGTCTTATCTTCAACGAAACTTCCTACAACGCCTTAAAAGTGTggagcaaaaacaaaaggaaaaatatcTGCAAGAGTATGACACAGCGGTACTACATCGAATTTGCGGTATCATTGAGACGAATTATATGTGCATCAGCTTACCGTCTGGCATGGAGTTAAGTGGTGTTTACTACACCGCCTGCATGATGGAACACGCTTGCCAAccaaattgttattttcaatTCGATCAGCGCAAAGGCTTCAGAATCTCTGTCATAGCCGGCAGAGATATTGAACGTGACGAACACCTGATTATTATGTACTCGAATATGCTGTGGGGCACACAGATGCGTCAGGAACACTTGGCAATGACAAAGCATTTCCTTTGTAAATGTGAACGCTGTCGCGATCCCACCGAGTATGGTTCGCATTTCAGTACAATGCTATGTATGGGCGATGAGGGCGAGTCATGTGATGGCATTCACTTGCCAAAGGATCCACTTGATATGAAAAGTGATTGGGCATGCACCAAGTGCCCTATCATGATCAGTGGGGAAGAG GTGCGATATCTTCTCACGCAAATGACCGAAGAAGTTGACAATCTACTATCACGCAAGCCCACAGTTAAGCAATTGGAAGCACTGATTAACAAGCTTTCGAAGTTTTTGCACCCCCATCACTACCATTTATTCAATTTGAAGCACACGCTCATACAACTCTACGGCACCGAAATCGGCTACTCACTGAAAAATTTAAGTGACTCTCTTCTGAATAAGAAATTACAGTTGTGCGAGGAACTCTATGACATTTGCCAGAAACTGGATCCATACACTATTCGTTTGTCCATTTACGTGGgtattattttgtttgaaatgcAAACGGTTCAGATTGAGCACGGTAAGCGCTTGCTTGCAAACGCCATCAAGCGCGAAGAGCAAGTCGCCACGGCATTGAATTATTTCAATTCCGCTCGCGAGAAACTGCTGAAAGCTGCTAAGATCTTGGAGAAAGAGCTGGACAATGTGGCAGGTAGCAAATTGAGCGATGCTGTATTGAAATCACTTAGCGAATTGGATACGCTAATCAACAACAATAGCTAA
- the LOC120772835 gene encoding serrate RNA effector molecule homolog isoform X2, which yields MMADSDDEYDRKRRDKFRGERSSGDSYRSERREDRRGGGGTGASGRDEWAERNPFRGGGGSGSGGRPRPDYREYRTGGRERYGSPGREMPPAKRMRPDWGDDMRATPRYGYDPYLMHAWNEHYAAHSYHGGYGGHGHAPHAARESQSANDLQTQPAMLTLKQFLDTQDDGISDSEVLKKYSEYKTEFKRQQLNEFFVAHKDEEWFKNKYHPLDSVKRKEEQLSFLKKRVEVFNEVLENGQLKAVSIDTSQTDPLLRLLDTVVIKLEGGTDDDLKILDEKPREYTFPERSFDKKPEHDDDVIITSVGKKRNVDEDEPKVVSPRPIRRAAISDDEENWDEEDADSKTINNKHDKKKDISDDEDKSDEDEKSKDKKSLKRKRTSSESSSSSSSDSDSSSSSSSDEDDDEKLKDKYDLGSVKEDKETEKEEVAVDKEDEVEDKTKEETKVSEIATVDNISNGEDENKSQVTQNGMDTEDLSVEVGEKSNGESVTEKIDSDKVDETVPDDTGMKEISSNTKDSKNEENKADQDESLSSENKETSEEKDKTMDIEDQPETIDLDKVKDGPQPRALHRTSSIFLRNLAPSITKAEIEALCQRFDGYLRVAIADPLVDRRWYRRGWVTFKRDVNIKEICWNLNNTRLRDCEMGAIVNRDLSRRVRPVNGMTAHKTIVRADIKLCAKIAMNLDEKFKLWDKSLEDNGDQNMENRKGNDDAGASYGFKSNNPVLQNITDFLIEEASAEEDELLGISGENKESEGETIERDAQLISVLDNLILYLRIVHSVDFYNHCEYPYEDEMPNRCGIIHARGPPPAKVLQNDIQDYIKNFESKMQTFLAKTTPIDDEELKNLGSKDAEAEVEKFIQANTQELAKDKWLCPLSGKKFKGPEFIRKHIFNKHTEKVDEVRKEVEFFNNYLRDPKRPQLPEHASSTKRTTSESGGFGYRAPAYPPSFMPPYAAYAPPMMMPGRGGRGFGPGRRPANKYRQLTQYRDLDAPQEPVDIFN from the exons ATGATGGCCGATTCAGATGATGAGTACGATCGCAAGCGTCGCGATAAATTCCGTGGCGAGCGCAGCTCGGGAGATAGCTACCGTTCAGAGCGTCGTGAAGACCGTCGCGGTGGTGGAGGCACAGGCGCAAGTGGGCGCGATGAATGGGCAGAACG taaTCCCTTCCGAGGAGGCGGTGGAAGTGGAAGCGGTGGCAGACCTAGGCCAGATTATCGAGAGTATCGTACCGGCGGTCGTGAACGTTATGGCTCTCCTGGTCGGGAAATGCCTCCCGCAAAACGAATGCGACCAGACTGGGGTGATGACATGCGTGCTACTCCACGTTATG GTTATGATCCCTATCTTATGCACGCATGGAATGAACATTATGCTGCACATAGCTATCATGGCGGTTACGGTGGCCATGGCCATGCACCACATGCGGCTCGAGAGTCACAAAGCGCAAACGATTTGCAAACACAGCCCGCAATGCTTACGTTAAAACAGTTTTTAGACACACAGGATGATGGAATTTCCGACTCCGAAGTCTTGAAAAAATACAGTGAATATAAAACAGAGTTCAAGCGCCAacaattgaatgaatttttcgTCGCTCACAAAGACGAGGAATG gtttaaaaataaataccatcCCTTGGACAGCGTTAAACGTAAGGAAGAGCAATTGAGCTTCTTGAAG AAACGGGTTGAAGTTTTTAATGAAGTTTTGGAAAATGGTCAATTGAAAGCAGTATCAATTGATACATCACAAACGGATCCCTTGTTGCGTTTGCTTGATACGGTGGTTATTAAATTAGAAGGTGGCACGGATGATGATTTGAAAATTCTTGATGAAAAACCCCGAGAATACACCTTTCCGGAAAGGTCTTTTGATAAGAAACCAGAACACGATGATGATGTCATCATTACTTCAGTTGGCAAAAAACGCAATGTAGACGAGGATGAACCCAAGGTGGTGTCCCCAAGGCCGATACGTCGGGCAGCAATTTCAGATGATGAAGAGAACTGGGACGAAGAAGACGCTGATAGCAAAACTATAAATAACAAGCATGACAAGAAAAAAGATATTTCGGACGACGAAGATAAAAGTGATGAAGATGAAAAGAGTAAAGACAAGAAGTCCCTAAAACGGAAACGTACCAGTTCTGAGTCATCATCTTCATCGTCTTCTGACTCGGATTCCAGTAGCTCCAGCTCTAGTGACGAAGACGATGATGAAAAACTGAAAGACAAATATGATTTGGGTAGTGTTAAAGAAGATAAAGAGACGGAGAAAGAGGAAGTGGCAGTAGACAAAGAAGACGAAGTTGAGGATAAgacaaaagaagaaacaaaagtGTCAGAAATTGCCACGGTTGATAATATATCTAATGGTGAGGACGAAAACAAGTCACAGGTCACTCAAAATGGTATGGATACAGAAGATTTGTCTGTAGAAGTGGGAGAAAAAAGTAATGGAGAATCAGTTACTGAAAAAATTGATTCTGACAAAGTCGATGAAACAGTACCTGACGATACAGGTATGAAAGAAATAAGCTCAAATACAAAAGACTCAAAGAACGAAGAAAATAAAGCCGACCAGGATGAATCACTCTCAAGTGAAAACAAGGAAACTAGTGAAGAAAAAGATAAAACAATGGATATTGAAGACCAGCCTGAGACTATCGATTTAGACAAGGTAAAGGATGGTCCACAACCGCGGGCGCTTCACCGAACTTCGTCCATATTCTTGCGAAATTTAGCTCCATCAATTACCAAAGCGGAGATTGAAgccttgtgccaacgttttgaTGGATATCTGCGTGTAGCTATTGCCGATCCCTTGGTGGATCGCCGTTGGTACCGTCGCGGCTGGGTAACATTCAAAAGGGATGTGAACATAAAAGAGATTTGTTGGAATTTAAATAATACTCGGCTGCGGGATTGCGAAATGGGTGCGATTGTGAATCGTGACCTAAGTCGACGGGTGCGTCCAGTAAATGGAATGACGGCTCATAAAACTATTGTGCGCGCTGACATCAAGTTATGTGCGAAGATTGCCATGAATTTGGATGAGAAATTCAAGCTATgg GATAAGAGTTTAGAGGACAATGGAGATCAAAACATGGAGAATCGCAAGGGCAATGATGATGCCGGTGCCTCCTATGGCTTCAAGTCGAACAACCCagttttacaaaatataacAGATTTCTTAATTGAAGAAGCTTCGGCTGAAGAAGATGAACTACTGGGTATATCAGGTGAAAATAAAGAATCCGAGGGTGAAACTATTGAAAGAGATGCACAGCTCATTTCGGTGCTTGACAACTTAATTTTATATCTTCGCATTGTGCATTCTGTGGATTTTTACAATCACTGTGAATACCCTTACGAAGATGAGATGCCAAACCGTTGTGGCATAATACACGCACGTGGACCGCCGCCAGCAAAAGTTCTACAGAACGACATACAGGATTATATTAAGAATTTCGAAAGcaaaatgcaaacatttttgGCCAAGACGACGCCAATAGATGATGAAGAGCTCAAAAATTTGGGCAGCAAAGATGCGGAAGCTGAAGTCGAGAAGTTCATTCAAGCGAACACTCAGGAGTTGGCGAAAGACAAGTGGTTGTGTCCGCTTTCGGGCAAGAAATTCAAAGGCCCAGAATTTATACGTAAACATATATTCAATAAGCATACAGAGAAGGTTGACGAAGTGCGGAAGGAGGTGGAGTTCTTCAATAACTATCTACGGGACCCCAAACGACCACAACTTCCCGAACATGCCAGTTCCACTAAGCGTACCACTTCAGAGTCAGGTGGTTTTGG TTATCGAGCACCGGCATATCCACCATCATTTATGCCGCCATATGCGGCTTATGCGCCGCCGATGATGATGCCTGGCCGTGGGGGACGAGGATTTGGACCTGGTCGCAG ACCCGCTAATAAGTATCGTCAATTAACACAGTACAGGGACTTGGATGCCCCTCAAGAACCAGTTGACATATTTAACTAA
- the LOC120772839 gene encoding mitochondrial mRNA pseudouridine synthase Trub2 isoform X1 — protein MSLTKVYDAPTVFRYLNGIMNIYKPAGMKVSHVKNAVLHNIVQDLNDMQVREPRRLETPLLEPGGDANPLLRKIHSIDLADHVLATGPRYQISDIRCALVAGLGIHTSGVLCNLFGLNKGIRQSQLIQRNRPLRAFHITGRMGVATETHFADSRITVKSDHRHVHPERISALAASLQASHQRKMYELCGVDLQSQAAYEIACKGLIRPADNSQPIIYGIKLIDFKRPEFTVEVHAINESEEYLASLVNEMGIELRTVAHCTSIRCIRHGHFDVENALLRHGWSLRGVMKNMREQRKVLQQHPHLLKQNKIELRSD, from the exons ATGTCATTGACAAAGGTTTACGACGCGCCAACAGTTTTCAGATATTTGAACGGTATTATGAATATTTACAAACCTGCCGGAATGAAAGTTAGTCATGTAAAAAACGCAGTTCTTCACAACATAGTCCAAG ATTTGAATGATATGCAGGTACGAGAACCTCGAAGACTGGAAACACCGCTTTTAGAACCAGGAGGTGATGCAAATCCTTTGTTGCGTAAAATTCATTCGATTGATTTAGCCGACCATGTGTTAGCAACAGGGCCAAGATACCAAATATCAGACATACGTTGTGCACTAGTCGCCGGATTGGGTATACACACGAGCGGTGTGCTATGTAATT TGTTCGGATTGAATAAGGGCATACGCCAGTCGCAGCTCATTCAACGAAATCGTCCGCTGCGTGCTTTTCATATAACTGGTCGAATGGGTGTCGCAACTGAAACACATTTTGCTGATTCACGCATAACGGTTAAGTCCGATCATCGGCACGTGCATCCAGAACGTATAAGTGCTTTAGCAGCATCGTTACAAGCATCTCACCAACGTAAAATGTACGAACTCTGTGGTGTAGATTTACAATCACAAGCAGCCTATGAGATTGCTTGCAAAGGATTAATCCGTCCAGCGGATAATTCACAGCCAATTATATATGGTATCAAATTAATAGATTTTAAGCGTCCGGAATTTACAGTGGAGGTGCATGCGATCAATGAAAGTGAGGAGTATCTGGCCTCTCTGGTGAATGAGATGGGCATTGAATTGCGTACGGTCGCGCACTGCACGTCCATACGCTGCATACGGCATGGGCACTTCGATGTAGAAAATGCGCTGCTCCGACATGGTTGGAGCTTACGAGGTGTAATGAAAAATATGAGAGAACAACGGAAAGTTTTGCAGCAGCATCCACATctcttaaaacaaaataaaatagaactCAGAAGCGattag